In Xiphophorus hellerii strain 12219 chromosome 13, Xiphophorus_hellerii-4.1, whole genome shotgun sequence, the following proteins share a genomic window:
- the LOC116731653 gene encoding abnormal spindle-like microcephaly-associated protein homolog has protein sequence MDYNLTSGTSSILRKYLLVKLRLRLRKISAEVREEDKLCNKTSSALEYLLRYKHFSFILEALKNLEAATRLSPECCERLVGSDATGVIFTLIRSCNRSGPCMEVITFSVQILLNLSKYHLTIEAVYSVENSLETLLDLLQKYREKAGDKVAEKGGSIFTKACFLLALLLQDERRAQEVVKLPKVLDRIRSIYRLTARKHKMDEERSITRQRINASINGSFFVPPTPRKSKPPPKFAPDWVLRKDKLKDVVDPLRAIQMVAETLAIVL, from the exons gtacttcatcaatattaaggaaatatttactcgTGAAGCTGAGGCTCCGCTTGCGCAAAATCTCTGCTGAAGTACGAGAGGAAGacaaactctgcaacaaaacCTCTTCTGCGCTGGAGTATCTCCTCCGATACAAACACTTCTCCTTCATCCTGGAGGCCCTGAAGAACCTCG AGGCCGCCACCAGGCTGTCGCCAGAGTGCTGCGAGCGGCTGGTGGGAAGCGACGCCACCGGTGTCATCTTCACGCTGATACGCAGCTGCAACCGGAGCGGACCCTGCATGGAGGTCATCACCTTCTCCGTCCAGATCCTCCTCAACCTCTCCAAG TACCACCTGACCATAGAGGCGGTGTATTCGGTGGAAAACTCCCTGGAAACGCTGCTGGATTTACTGCAGAAATACCGGGAGAAAGCCGGGGACAAGGTGGCCGAAAAGGGCGGCAGCATCTTCACCAAAGCCTGCTTCCTTctcgctctgctgctgcaggacgaGCGCCGCGCTCAG GAGGTGGTGAAGCTGCCTAAAGTTTTGGACCGGATACGCAGCATCTACCGGCTCACCGCGCGGAAACACAAAATGGACGAAGAGCGCAGCATCACCAGGCAGAGAATCAACGCCTCGATCAACGGGAGCTTCTTTGTTCCGCCAACGCCGCGCAAATCCAAACCGCCACCAAA GTTTGCACCAGATTGGGTTCTGAGGAAGGACAAACTGAAAGACGTCGTCGATCCCCTCAGGGCGATCCAGATGGTGGCGGAAACGCTCGCCATCgttttataa